Proteins encoded in a region of the Streptomyces sp. PCS3-D2 genome:
- a CDS encoding alpha/beta fold hydrolase, producing the protein MSRPAHVTSGPYAPPAARRELVAVSADGARLHVEVHGDEGAPAVVLAHGWTCSTAFWAAQIRALAATHRVIAYDQRGHGRSPAAREHSTTALADDLVAVLAATLAPGERAVVAGHSMGGMTIMAAAARPEFAEHAAAALLCSTGSSGLVERATVLPGRPGRVRTRITGAVLGSRAPLGPVTPVARTVLKYATMGPGSAPDRVEACARIVHACPTGVRHAWSRVLAGLDLDADVARLTVPTAVIGGSDDRLTPVVHARGLAAALPHCVGLTVLTGMGHMTPVEAPEAVTHVLRELSARYLDDLDTTEKEKTP; encoded by the coding sequence GTGAGCCGGCCGGCGCACGTCACCTCCGGTCCCTACGCCCCGCCCGCCGCCCGCCGCGAACTCGTCGCCGTCTCCGCCGACGGGGCCCGCCTGCACGTCGAGGTGCACGGGGACGAGGGGGCGCCGGCCGTGGTGCTGGCCCACGGCTGGACCTGCTCCACGGCGTTCTGGGCCGCGCAGATACGGGCCCTGGCCGCCACCCACCGGGTCATCGCCTACGACCAGCGCGGACACGGGCGCAGCCCCGCCGCCCGGGAGCACAGCACCACCGCGCTCGCCGACGACCTCGTGGCGGTGCTCGCCGCCACCCTCGCCCCGGGGGAGCGCGCGGTCGTCGCGGGGCACTCCATGGGCGGCATGACGATCATGGCGGCCGCGGCCCGGCCGGAGTTCGCCGAGCACGCCGCGGCCGCACTGCTGTGCAGTACCGGTAGCTCCGGACTGGTCGAGCGGGCCACGGTGCTGCCGGGGCGCCCCGGGCGCGTGCGGACGCGCATCACCGGCGCGGTCCTCGGATCGCGCGCCCCGCTCGGGCCCGTCACGCCGGTCGCCCGCACGGTCCTCAAGTACGCCACCATGGGACCCGGTTCCGCTCCCGACCGGGTCGAGGCGTGTGCCCGTATCGTCCACGCCTGCCCCACCGGGGTGCGGCACGCCTGGTCCCGGGTACTGGCCGGGCTGGATCTGGACGCCGACGTGGCACGGCTGACCGTCCCCACCGCCGTGATCGGCGGCAGCGACGACCGGCTCACTCCGGTCGTCCACGCCCGCGGGCTCGCTGCGGCGCTGCCCCACTGCGTGGGCCTCACCGTGCTCACCGGCATGGGGCACATGACCCCGGTCGAGGCCCCCGAAGCCGTCACCCACGTCCTGCGCGAGCTGTCCGCGCGCTATCTCGACGATCTCGACACCACCGAGAAGGAGAAGACACCGTGA
- a CDS encoding SDR family oxidoreductase, which yields MSARRSLEGRVAVVTGAARGVGELLARKLSARGARIALVGLEPEALKEVSERLHTDSAHWYADVTDHEAMARVAQEVAERFGKVDVVVANAGVAAGGPFADSDPDAWRRVIEVNLIGGAVTARAFLPALTDSRGYFLQIASLAAITPAPMMTAYCASKSGVEAFAHCLRAEVGHKGVGVGVGYLSWTDTDMVRGADRDEVMRELRQRLPWPSNRTYPLGPAVDRIVAGIERRSPHVYAQWWLRGMQGVRGYLPGIIATVGQREMKRFEPRLSGVSRGLVGAGGAADEQERAQSR from the coding sequence GTGAGTGCTCGCAGGAGTCTGGAAGGCCGGGTCGCCGTCGTCACCGGGGCCGCCCGAGGGGTCGGCGAGCTGCTCGCCCGCAAACTGTCGGCCCGCGGCGCGCGGATCGCGCTCGTCGGCCTGGAGCCGGAGGCCCTCAAGGAGGTCTCCGAGCGCCTGCACACCGACAGCGCGCACTGGTACGCCGACGTCACCGACCACGAGGCGATGGCGCGCGTCGCGCAGGAGGTCGCGGAGCGCTTCGGGAAGGTCGACGTCGTCGTCGCCAACGCGGGCGTCGCCGCGGGCGGCCCGTTCGCCGACTCCGACCCCGACGCCTGGCGCCGGGTGATCGAGGTCAACCTGATCGGCGGGGCCGTCACCGCCCGGGCCTTCTTGCCCGCGCTGACGGACAGCCGCGGCTACTTCCTGCAGATCGCCTCGCTCGCCGCCATCACCCCGGCGCCGATGATGACCGCCTACTGCGCCTCCAAGTCCGGCGTCGAGGCGTTCGCCCACTGCCTGCGTGCCGAAGTCGGCCACAAGGGCGTGGGGGTGGGGGTCGGCTACCTCTCCTGGACCGACACGGACATGGTGCGCGGCGCCGACCGGGACGAGGTCATGCGGGAGCTGCGCCAGCGGCTGCCGTGGCCGTCCAACCGCACCTACCCGCTGGGTCCCGCCGTCGACCGGATCGTCGCGGGCATCGAGCGGCGCTCGCCGCACGTGTACGCGCAGTGGTGGCTGCGCGGGATGCAGGGGGTGCGCGGCTACCTGCCCGGGATCATCGCGACCGTCGGGCAGCGCGAGATGAAGCGCTTCGAGCCCCGGCTGTCCGGCGTCTCCAGGGGCCTGGTCGGGGCGGGCGGCGCCGCGGACGAGCAGGAGCGCGCGCAGAGCCGTTGA
- a CDS encoding S41 family peptidase, with the protein MSHDVAYLRFPHLHDDLLCFATEDDLWVAPLVPEGHTPGRAWRITVDRTRVGHPRFSPDGRHIAFTTWRSLDPEIHLAPVDGGPARQLTHWGATDTRVCGWDPDGNILAVSSHEQPFSYFSWAYKLPTDGSPGGRLPWGPVSDIQVADIGGEHRSLLLTGKPPHEPAAWKRYRGGAMGRLWLHGRQLLEELEGHLDTAMFVDGRIAFLSDHEGIGNLYSCSTDGTDLRRHTDHDEFYARHASSDGTRVVYQCAGDLWLVESLAPDAVPRKLQVRLGGPRAGRRVYQVPAASHVDSLSVDATGRASAVVVRGSLYWLTHRDGPARTIADTPGVRVRLPEMLGSGGQVAYVTDAEGEDAIEIAYLPRASGERRPRRLAAGELGRVTELLSDPDGERLAIASNDGRLLLVDATEESEGRVTELIRSINGPVTDLAFSPDGAWLTWSHPGIGRSLRQIKMARISGPGARTVVDVTNGRFADENPVFTRDGRYLAFLSWRGFDPVYDVHTGDLSFPLGCRPYLVPLSSATPSPFALSAEGRPAAGGLDPAEGDAETPGDNGAVTVEVEGLESRVTPFPVSASKYSALYPVHGGGLVWLRWPISGALGETFANPNDLSGKPTLEHFDLTKARKSELASGLDWFAVSGDGTRLVVHDDGDLRAVPATESGDSDSTVYLDLRRILHEVDPAAEWRQAFEEAGRIIRAYFWEPNLCGIDWDGVLRQYRPLVERVASPDEFADLLREVLGELGTSHAYVSPARRNEGPPHYQRAIGLLGANLVPRDGTWVVGKILPGESSDSKARSPLAGTGIREGAVLTHVDGRPVDPVAGPYPLLAGAGGTTVELTFQPSEGSGRSRRVAVIPLIDERPLRYQDWVSKRRQVVRELSGGRCGYLHIPDMGGSGWAQFNRDLRMEMSRPALIVDVRGNAGGHISELVVEKLTRSILGWDLTRDAQPVSYASNAPRGPIVALADEATSSDGDMITAAFKLLGLGPVVGQRTWGGVVGMTGRHTLGDGTVITVPMNAAWFPEYGWSVENHGVEPDFEVLRTPLDWAEGRHAGMDDAVHLALELLEQDPAAMPPGYTDVPDRRRPKLPPRE; encoded by the coding sequence GTGAGTCACGACGTCGCGTACCTCCGGTTCCCGCACCTGCACGACGACCTCCTGTGTTTCGCCACCGAGGACGACCTCTGGGTCGCCCCGCTGGTCCCCGAAGGCCACACCCCCGGACGCGCATGGCGGATCACCGTCGACCGGACCCGGGTCGGCCACCCCCGCTTCTCCCCCGACGGCCGGCACATCGCCTTCACCACCTGGCGCAGCCTCGACCCCGAGATCCACCTGGCGCCCGTCGACGGCGGCCCCGCCCGGCAGCTGACCCACTGGGGCGCCACCGACACCCGCGTCTGCGGCTGGGACCCCGACGGCAACATCCTCGCCGTCTCCTCGCACGAACAGCCCTTCTCCTACTTCTCCTGGGCCTACAAACTGCCGACCGACGGCAGCCCCGGCGGTCGTCTGCCCTGGGGCCCCGTCTCCGACATCCAGGTGGCCGACATCGGCGGCGAGCACCGCAGCCTGCTGCTGACCGGCAAGCCACCGCACGAGCCCGCCGCCTGGAAGCGCTACCGGGGCGGCGCCATGGGCCGGCTCTGGCTGCACGGGCGCCAGCTGCTGGAGGAGCTCGAAGGCCACCTGGACACCGCGATGTTCGTGGACGGCCGGATCGCCTTCCTCTCCGACCACGAGGGCATCGGCAACCTCTACTCCTGCTCGACCGACGGCACCGACCTGCGCCGCCACACCGACCACGACGAGTTCTACGCCCGGCACGCCTCCAGCGACGGCACCCGGGTCGTCTACCAGTGCGCCGGGGACCTCTGGCTCGTCGAGTCCCTGGCCCCCGACGCCGTCCCGCGCAAGCTCCAGGTCCGCCTCGGCGGCCCCCGCGCCGGCCGGCGGGTCTACCAGGTGCCGGCCGCCAGCCACGTCGACTCGCTCTCCGTGGACGCCACCGGGCGGGCCAGCGCCGTCGTGGTGCGCGGCAGCCTGTACTGGCTGACCCACCGCGACGGGCCGGCCCGGACCATCGCCGACACCCCCGGGGTGCGGGTGCGGCTGCCGGAGATGCTCGGCAGCGGCGGGCAGGTCGCCTACGTCACCGACGCCGAGGGCGAGGACGCGATCGAGATCGCCTACCTGCCCCGGGCCTCCGGGGAGCGGCGGCCGCGCCGGCTGGCCGCGGGCGAACTGGGGCGCGTGACCGAACTGCTCTCCGACCCCGACGGGGAGCGCCTGGCCATCGCCTCGAACGACGGGCGGCTGCTGCTCGTCGACGCCACGGAGGAGTCCGAGGGCCGGGTGACCGAGCTGATCCGGTCCATCAACGGCCCCGTCACCGACCTTGCCTTCTCCCCGGACGGCGCCTGGCTGACCTGGTCGCACCCGGGCATCGGGCGCTCACTGCGACAGATCAAGATGGCCCGCATCTCCGGGCCCGGCGCGCGCACCGTCGTCGACGTCACCAACGGCCGCTTCGCCGACGAGAATCCCGTCTTCACCCGGGACGGGCGCTACTTGGCCTTCCTGTCCTGGCGCGGTTTCGACCCGGTCTACGACGTGCACACCGGCGACCTGTCCTTCCCGCTGGGCTGCCGCCCGTACCTGGTGCCGCTGTCCTCCGCGACCCCCTCGCCCTTCGCGCTCTCGGCCGAGGGACGGCCCGCGGCGGGCGGACTGGATCCGGCCGAGGGCGATGCGGAGACCCCCGGCGACAACGGCGCCGTGACCGTGGAGGTGGAGGGGCTGGAGAGCCGGGTCACCCCGTTCCCGGTGAGCGCGTCGAAGTACTCCGCCCTCTACCCGGTGCACGGCGGCGGGCTGGTGTGGCTGCGCTGGCCGATCTCGGGCGCGCTCGGCGAGACCTTCGCCAACCCCAACGACCTCAGCGGCAAACCCACGCTGGAGCACTTCGACCTGACCAAGGCCCGCAAGAGCGAACTGGCCTCGGGACTGGACTGGTTCGCGGTCAGCGGCGACGGGACCCGGCTGGTGGTCCACGACGACGGCGACCTGCGCGCGGTCCCCGCCACCGAGTCGGGCGACAGCGACTCGACGGTCTACCTGGACCTGCGGCGCATCCTGCACGAGGTGGACCCGGCGGCCGAGTGGCGCCAGGCCTTCGAGGAGGCCGGGCGGATCATCCGCGCCTACTTCTGGGAGCCGAACCTGTGCGGCATCGACTGGGACGGCGTACTGCGCCAGTACCGCCCCCTGGTCGAACGCGTCGCCTCCCCTGACGAGTTCGCCGACCTGCTGCGCGAGGTCCTCGGCGAGCTCGGCACCTCGCACGCCTACGTCTCGCCCGCCCGCCGCAACGAGGGCCCCCCGCACTACCAGCGGGCCATCGGCCTGCTCGGCGCCAACCTCGTCCCCCGGGACGGGACATGGGTGGTGGGCAAGATCCTGCCCGGCGAGTCCTCCGACTCCAAGGCCCGCTCCCCGTTGGCCGGAACCGGCATCCGGGAGGGCGCGGTGCTCACCCACGTGGACGGCCGGCCCGTGGACCCCGTCGCCGGCCCCTACCCGCTGCTGGCGGGAGCGGGCGGGACGACAGTCGAGCTCACCTTCCAGCCGTCGGAGGGCTCCGGCCGCTCCCGCCGGGTCGCCGTCATCCCGCTGATCGACGAGCGACCGCTGCGCTACCAGGACTGGGTGTCCAAACGGCGCCAGGTGGTCCGGGAGCTCAGCGGCGGCCGGTGCGGCTACCTCCACATCCCCGACATGGGCGGCTCGGGCTGGGCGCAGTTCAACCGCGACCTGCGCATGGAGATGTCCCGTCCCGCGCTGATCGTGGACGTACGCGGCAACGCGGGCGGCCACATCAGCGAACTGGTGGTGGAGAAGCTCACCCGCTCCATCCTCGGCTGGGACCTGACCCGCGACGCACAACCCGTCAGCTACGCCTCCAACGCCCCCCGAGGCCCGATCGTGGCACTGGCCGACGAGGCGACCTCCTCGGACGGGGACATGATCACCGCGGCCTTCAAGCTGCTGGGCCTGGGACCGGTGGTGGGCCAGCGCACCTGGGGCGGGGTGGTCGGCATGACCGGCCGCCACACCCTCGGCGACGGCACGGTGATCACGGTGCCGATGAACGCCGCCTGGTTCCCGGAGTACGGATGGTCGGTGGAGAACCACGGGGTGGAACCGGACTTCGAGGTCCTGCGCACCCCGCTCGACTGGGCCGAGGGCAGGCACGCCGGGATGGACGACGCCGTGCACCTGGCACTGGAACTGCTCGAACAGGACCCGGCCGCGATGCCGCCCGGTTACACGGACGTACCTGACCGGCGGCGTCCGAAGCTGCCGCCCAGAGAGTGA
- a CDS encoding TetR/AcrR family transcriptional regulator, with protein MTEAMSARRSRITPERQAELHEAVLDLLRDVGYEALTMDAVAARTKSSKATLYRQWGSKPELVAKALRCTQPVSLREIDTGSLRGDFALMVEHSDDAQMAKDTALMRGLAHAVHESPELHKALRDLLVDPEITGLQVMLQRAVDRGEIAPGCPALGFVPHMLIGAFIALPLIEDRPVDRAFLGDFIDAVVFPALGV; from the coding sequence ATGACCGAGGCGATGTCGGCCCGGCGCAGCCGGATCACCCCCGAACGGCAGGCCGAACTGCACGAGGCGGTCCTCGACCTCCTGCGTGACGTCGGCTACGAGGCGTTGACCATGGACGCGGTCGCCGCCCGTACGAAGTCCAGCAAGGCCACCCTCTACCGCCAGTGGGGGAGCAAGCCGGAGCTGGTCGCCAAGGCCCTGCGATGCACGCAGCCCGTTTCGCTGCGCGAGATCGACACGGGCAGCCTGCGCGGGGACTTCGCGCTCATGGTGGAGCACTCGGACGACGCGCAGATGGCCAAGGACACCGCGCTGATGCGGGGTCTGGCCCATGCCGTCCACGAGAGCCCGGAGCTCCACAAGGCGCTGCGGGACCTGCTGGTCGACCCGGAGATCACCGGGCTGCAGGTGATGCTGCAGCGCGCGGTGGACCGGGGCGAGATCGCCCCGGGGTGCCCGGCCCTGGGGTTCGTACCGCACATGCTCATCGGAGCGTTCATCGCGCTCCCGCTGATCGAGGACCGGCCGGTGGACCGGGCGTTCCTCGGTGACTTCATCGACGCCGTGGTGTTCCCCGCCCTCGGCGTCTGA
- a CDS encoding MMPL family transporter, with the protein MATFLYRLGRGAFRRRGLVALLWVALLFAAGFGAATAAAPTSGSFSIPGTEAQRAFDLLDKKFPGMAADGATARIVVKAPEGAKVTDPGPKAEVEKIVNGLKTGPGAEQIASVANPYEAQAVSQDASTAYISAKYTVSGMELQDATRDALKESGGDAKAAGLNVQIGGDALMVAPETGSGEIIGILVAAIVLVITFGSLVAAGLPLLTAIVGVGIGVSSITALANVLDLGNTTATLATMIGLAVGIDYALFIVSRYRAELADGRDRDEAAGRATGTAGSAVVFAGLTVVIALVGLAVVNIPMLTKMGVAAAGTVVIAVLVALTLVPAILGFAGGKVLPAGEKSKLFGKGRPASEKKANGGTRWARFVLRRPVMVLLAGVIGLGVVAIPASKLEMGLPDDGAQPVSTTQRQAYDLLSEGFGPGFNGPLLVVVDGDKALADATVDRVKGLKGVAAVTPPTANEAGDASVITVIPKDRPSSAQTENLVHEIRDGSGDDVLVTGATAMNIDFSQKMNDALLPYLALVVGLAFLLLMLVFRSILVPLKAALGFLLSVVAALGAVVAVFQWGWLGSVFGVEQTGPIMSMMPIFMVGVVFGLAMDYEVFLVTRMREAYVHGERPGQAVVTGFQYSARVVVAAAVIMIAVFAGFIGASEQMVKMIGFGLAVAVFFDAFVVRMAIVPAVLALLGHKAWWLPAWLDRVLPNVDVEGESLRRHLAAESAQDEGPDKDRELVNA; encoded by the coding sequence GTGGCCACCTTCCTTTACCGACTCGGCCGGGGCGCCTTCAGGCGCCGCGGACTCGTCGCCCTTCTCTGGGTGGCGCTGTTGTTCGCCGCCGGCTTCGGCGCGGCCACCGCGGCCGCTCCCACCTCCGGATCGTTCTCGATACCCGGCACGGAGGCCCAGCGGGCCTTCGACCTGCTGGACAAGAAGTTCCCGGGCATGGCCGCCGACGGCGCCACCGCGCGCATCGTCGTCAAGGCCCCCGAAGGCGCGAAGGTCACCGACCCCGGCCCCAAGGCCGAGGTCGAGAAGATCGTCAACGGACTGAAGACCGGTCCGGGCGCGGAGCAGATCGCCTCCGTGGCCAACCCCTACGAGGCTCAGGCGGTCAGCCAGGACGCCTCCACGGCCTACATCAGCGCCAAGTACACCGTCAGCGGCATGGAGCTGCAGGACGCCACCCGCGACGCGCTCAAGGAATCGGGCGGCGACGCGAAGGCCGCGGGCCTGAACGTCCAGATCGGCGGTGACGCGCTGATGGTGGCCCCCGAGACCGGCTCCGGCGAGATCATCGGCATCCTCGTCGCCGCGATCGTCCTCGTGATCACGTTCGGTTCGCTGGTCGCGGCCGGCCTGCCGCTGCTGACCGCGATCGTCGGCGTGGGCATCGGCGTCTCCTCCATCACCGCGCTCGCCAACGTGCTGGACCTCGGCAACACCACCGCCACCCTCGCCACGATGATCGGCCTCGCGGTCGGCATCGACTACGCCCTGTTCATCGTCTCCCGCTACCGCGCGGAGCTCGCCGACGGACGCGACCGGGACGAGGCTGCGGGCCGGGCGACCGGAACTGCCGGTTCCGCCGTCGTCTTCGCCGGTCTGACCGTGGTCATCGCCCTCGTGGGCCTCGCCGTGGTCAACATCCCGATGCTGACCAAGATGGGCGTCGCGGCAGCGGGCACCGTGGTCATCGCCGTGCTCGTCGCGCTCACCCTGGTCCCGGCCATCCTCGGCTTCGCGGGCGGGAAGGTCCTGCCGGCGGGCGAGAAGAGCAAGCTGTTCGGCAAGGGCAGGCCCGCTTCCGAGAAGAAGGCCAACGGCGGCACCCGCTGGGCCCGCTTCGTCCTGCGCCGCCCCGTCATGGTGCTGCTGGCCGGTGTGATCGGCCTCGGGGTCGTCGCCATTCCGGCGAGCAAGCTGGAGATGGGCCTGCCGGACGACGGTGCCCAGCCGGTCTCCACCACCCAGCGTCAGGCGTACGACCTGCTGTCGGAGGGCTTCGGCCCCGGCTTCAACGGACCGCTGCTGGTGGTCGTCGACGGGGACAAGGCCCTGGCGGACGCCACGGTCGACCGGGTCAAGGGCCTGAAGGGCGTCGCGGCGGTCACCCCGCCGACCGCCAACGAGGCCGGTGACGCCTCGGTGATCACGGTCATCCCGAAGGACCGTCCGTCCTCCGCCCAGACCGAGAACCTGGTCCACGAGATCCGCGACGGCAGCGGCGACGACGTCCTCGTCACCGGCGCCACCGCGATGAACATCGACTTCTCGCAGAAGATGAACGACGCGCTGCTGCCCTACCTGGCCCTCGTCGTCGGCCTCGCCTTCCTGCTGCTGATGCTCGTCTTCCGCTCGATCCTGGTCCCGCTCAAGGCGGCCCTCGGCTTCCTGCTGTCGGTCGTCGCGGCCCTCGGCGCGGTCGTCGCGGTCTTCCAGTGGGGCTGGCTCGGTTCGGTCTTCGGGGTGGAGCAGACCGGTCCGATCATGTCGATGATGCCGATCTTCATGGTCGGCGTGGTCTTCGGACTCGCCATGGACTACGAGGTCTTCCTCGTCACCCGCATGCGGGAGGCGTACGTCCACGGCGAGCGCCCCGGCCAGGCGGTCGTGACCGGCTTCCAGTACAGCGCCCGGGTCGTGGTGGCCGCGGCGGTCATCATGATCGCGGTGTTCGCGGGCTTCATCGGGGCCAGCGAGCAGATGGTCAAGATGATCGGCTTCGGCCTGGCCGTCGCGGTCTTCTTCGACGCCTTCGTGGTCCGCATGGCCATCGTCCCGGCGGTGCTCGCGCTGCTCGGCCACAAGGCCTGGTGGCTGCCGGCGTGGCTGGACCGCGTACTGCCGAACGTGGACGTGGAGGGCGAGAGCCTGCGCCGGCACCTCGCCGCCGAGTCCGCGCAGGACGAGGGCCCGGACAAGGACCGCGAGCTGGTCAACGCCTGA
- a CDS encoding SsgA family sporulation/cell division regulator — translation MSATAENPPATATATAAPVEERVRARVITDDPLYRAIPVALRFAPAEPLAVRIVFPADLSPEGTDNEWVFPRALLEAGLQAPTGTGDVRVWPCGRVQAVVEFHSPEGVAVVQFDIAALRRFLRRTYAASTASATR, via the coding sequence ATGTCTGCCACCGCCGAGAATCCCCCAGCGACCGCGACGGCGACCGCGGCCCCCGTCGAAGAGCGGGTCCGCGCCCGTGTGATCACCGACGACCCCCTCTACCGGGCGATCCCCGTCGCTCTGCGTTTCGCCCCCGCCGAGCCGCTGGCCGTACGGATCGTCTTCCCGGCCGACCTGTCCCCCGAGGGCACCGACAACGAGTGGGTCTTCCCCCGGGCCCTGCTGGAGGCGGGCCTCCAGGCGCCGACGGGCACCGGGGACGTGCGCGTCTGGCCCTGCGGCCGCGTCCAGGCGGTCGTGGAGTTCCACTCCCCCGAGGGCGTCGCCGTGGTCCAGTTCGACATCGCCGCGCTGCGCCGCTTCCTGCGGCGCACCTACGCGGCCTCCACCGCCTCCGCCACCCGCTAG
- a CDS encoding energy-coupling factor ABC transporter permease, with the protein MHVPDGFVNAPVSVAAGVAAATAVAVSLRGARRELDERTAPLAGLVAAFIFAVQMLNFPVAAGTSGHLLGGALAAILVGPYTGVLCVSVVLLMQGILFADGGLTALGVNITVMGVVTVVTAHLVFRGLLRLLPPGRRSVTVAGFAAALLSVPAAAAAFTAVYAVGGTTDVPLGKVLTAMVGVHVLIGIGEALITAATVGAVIAVRPDLVHGARGLAAPLKLRVDGALVDAPAGPAPTAAVAAAGSAKKVWATGLVTALVLAGFVSFYASASPDGLEKVAADQGIDQKVEEHAAAGSPLADYSVKDVDDARLSGGLAGVIGVGITVAAGTGIFWVVRRRTSHESTAAATSAPVA; encoded by the coding sequence ATGCATGTGCCCGACGGATTCGTCAACGCACCCGTCTCGGTGGCCGCCGGAGTGGCGGCGGCCACGGCGGTGGCCGTCAGCCTCCGCGGCGCCCGCCGCGAACTCGACGAGCGGACCGCGCCGCTCGCCGGCCTCGTCGCCGCCTTCATCTTCGCCGTCCAGATGCTGAACTTCCCGGTCGCCGCCGGCACCAGCGGCCACCTGCTGGGCGGCGCGCTCGCCGCGATACTCGTCGGCCCCTACACCGGCGTGCTGTGTGTGTCCGTCGTCCTGCTCATGCAGGGCATCCTCTTCGCCGACGGCGGCCTGACCGCCCTCGGCGTGAACATCACCGTCATGGGCGTCGTCACCGTCGTCACCGCGCACCTGGTCTTCCGCGGGCTGCTCCGCCTCCTGCCGCCCGGCCGCCGTTCCGTGACCGTGGCGGGATTCGCGGCCGCCCTACTCTCCGTGCCCGCCGCGGCCGCCGCCTTCACGGCCGTCTACGCCGTCGGGGGCACCACCGACGTGCCGCTCGGCAAGGTCCTCACCGCCATGGTCGGCGTGCACGTCCTCATCGGCATCGGCGAAGCCCTCATCACCGCGGCGACCGTCGGCGCCGTGATCGCCGTACGTCCCGACCTGGTGCACGGGGCCCGCGGCCTGGCCGCGCCGCTGAAGCTGCGCGTCGACGGCGCGCTCGTCGACGCGCCGGCCGGCCCCGCGCCCACCGCCGCGGTGGCCGCGGCCGGCTCGGCCAAGAAGGTGTGGGCGACCGGCCTGGTCACCGCGCTCGTCCTCGCCGGGTTCGTCTCCTTCTATGCCTCCGCCAGCCCCGACGGCCTGGAGAAGGTCGCCGCCGACCAGGGCATCGACCAGAAGGTCGAGGAGCACGCCGCCGCCGGCTCCCCGCTCGCCGACTACAGCGTCAAGGACGTCGACGACGCCCGCCTGTCCGGGGGCCTCGCCGGGGTCATCGGCGTCGGGATCACCGTGGCCGCCGGCACCGGGATCTTCTGGGTCGTGCGCCGCCGCACGTCCCACGAGTCGACCGCCGCCGCCACCTCCGCCCCGGTCGCCTGA
- the cbiQ gene encoding cobalt ECF transporter T component CbiQ: MGAGHAHRLYRPGSSPVHALPPHCKLAAAFGFVVVVVSTPREAVWAFGLYALLLAGVAAAARIPAGFLLRRLLIEIPFVAFAVLMPFVAEGERVEVLGMSLSVSGLWGAWNVLAKGTLGVAASVLLASTTELRALLLGLQRLKLPPMLVQIATFMIRYGDVIGDELRRMSIARRSRGFEAGGIRHWGVLAKTAGALFIRSYERGERVYLAMVSRGYAGSMPVIDEAVATRSQWAYAAVLPVTALAVCLMGWTL, from the coding sequence ATGGGTGCGGGCCACGCCCACCGGCTCTACCGCCCGGGCAGCTCCCCGGTCCACGCCCTGCCCCCGCACTGCAAGCTCGCCGCGGCCTTCGGCTTCGTCGTGGTCGTCGTGTCCACTCCGCGGGAGGCGGTGTGGGCCTTCGGCCTGTACGCACTGCTGCTCGCCGGGGTCGCGGCCGCGGCCCGGATCCCGGCCGGATTCCTGCTGCGCCGGCTGCTGATCGAGATCCCCTTCGTCGCCTTCGCCGTGCTCATGCCCTTCGTGGCCGAGGGCGAGCGGGTCGAGGTCCTCGGCATGTCGCTCAGCGTCTCCGGCCTGTGGGGCGCCTGGAACGTCCTCGCCAAGGGAACCCTCGGCGTGGCCGCGTCCGTCCTGCTCGCCTCGACCACCGAGCTGCGGGCCCTCCTGCTGGGACTCCAGCGGCTCAAGCTGCCGCCGATGCTCGTCCAGATCGCCACCTTCATGATCCGCTACGGCGACGTGATCGGCGACGAGCTGCGCCGGATGTCCATCGCCCGTCGCTCGCGCGGCTTCGAGGCCGGCGGGATCCGGCACTGGGGAGTGCTCGCCAAGACGGCCGGCGCCTTGTTCATCCGGTCCTACGAACGCGGCGAGCGGGTCTACCTGGCGATGGTCAGCCGCGGCTACGCCGGTTCCATGCCGGTCATCGACGAGGCCGTGGCCACGCGGAGCCAGTGGGCCTACGCCGCCGTGCTCCCGGTGACGGCACTCGCCGTCTGTCTGATGGGATGGACTCTGTGA